In Thermoanaerobaculia bacterium, the following proteins share a genomic window:
- a CDS encoding biotin/lipoyl-containing protein, with the protein MKRIFRLVRPDGADAAVTVDATGDVSAVDVEGARFRLELLPRADGTFVAIFEDGRVIRARVAPGRKETRLRSRGVEMALHLFDPRDASTGAAEAEGAAEVVAAMPGRVLEVRVAEGDRVAKGDLLLILEAMKMQNEIRADADQVVAEVCCAAGQAVEAGALLVRFASDRI; encoded by the coding sequence GTGAAGCGGATCTTCCGGCTCGTCCGGCCCGACGGCGCGGACGCCGCCGTCACCGTCGACGCGACCGGCGACGTCTCCGCGGTCGACGTCGAAGGGGCCCGCTTTCGGCTCGAGCTCCTCCCGCGCGCCGACGGCACGTTCGTCGCGATCTTCGAGGACGGCCGCGTCATCCGCGCGCGCGTGGCGCCGGGCCGGAAGGAGACGCGTCTCCGCTCGCGCGGCGTCGAGATGGCCCTGCACCTCTTCGATCCCCGGGACGCCTCGACGGGGGCAGCCGAGGCGGAGGGGGCGGCGGAGGTCGTCGCGGCGATGCCCGGCCGGGTGCTCGAAGTCCGCGTCGCGGAAGGGGACCGGGTGGCGAAGGGAGACCTCCTCCTGATCCTCGAAGCGATGAAGATGCAGAACGAGATCCGCGCCGACGCGGACCAGGTCGTCGCCGAGGTGTGCTGCGCCGCCGGTCAGGCGGTCGAGGCGGGGGCCCTCCTCGTGCGATTCGCCTCCGACCGGATATGA
- a CDS encoding biotin carboxylase N-terminal domain-containing protein: MRPKLLVANRGEIAIRIFRACREMGIPTVAVYSDADKGSLHVAFADEAYRLGPPPARESYLSVERILDAAKRSGATLVHPGYGFLAENAGFASACTDAGITFVGPPPSAIDAMGSKTESRRRMIAAGVPVVPGMARGATRADLHAFGREAGYPILLKASAGGGGKGMRTVAAEGELDSAFDRATSEAQAFFGDPEVYAEKLVDGARHVEVQVVFDGNGRGVAVGERECSIQRRHQKVVEECPSPVVDAALRAKMGEAALAAARAVGYVSCGTVEFLLDRHGRFYFLEMNTRLQVEHPVTEEVWGVDLAREMISIALGERLSFSAGDIAPRGHAIECRVYAEDPDRQFAPSPGRIESLSLPQGPGVRHDVGVESGSVVPIDYDPMLGKLIVHGRDRREAVSRLARALSEYEVIGIHTSLPFFRRLVSDPDFLAASFDTGWLDRRLAAGLGGGDAAPDDHLVALAAAVLARSEEKRFAAPRRGRTSAWRDAARREARR, from the coding sequence TTGAGGCCGAAGCTCCTCGTCGCCAATCGCGGCGAGATCGCGATTCGGATCTTCCGCGCGTGCCGCGAGATGGGGATCCCGACGGTCGCGGTCTATTCCGACGCCGACAAGGGGTCTCTCCACGTCGCCTTCGCCGACGAGGCGTACCGGCTGGGTCCGCCGCCCGCGCGGGAGTCGTATCTTTCCGTCGAGCGCATCCTCGACGCGGCGAAGCGCTCCGGCGCGACGCTCGTGCATCCGGGCTACGGCTTCCTCGCCGAGAACGCCGGCTTCGCGTCGGCCTGCACGGACGCCGGCATCACGTTCGTCGGGCCGCCTCCTTCGGCGATCGACGCGATGGGGTCGAAGACCGAATCCCGCCGCCGGATGATCGCCGCGGGCGTGCCCGTCGTCCCGGGAATGGCGCGGGGCGCCACTCGCGCGGACCTCCACGCCTTCGGCCGCGAGGCGGGATACCCGATTCTCCTCAAGGCGTCGGCCGGCGGCGGCGGCAAGGGGATGCGGACGGTCGCCGCGGAAGGGGAGCTCGACTCGGCCTTCGACCGGGCCACGTCGGAGGCGCAGGCGTTCTTCGGCGATCCGGAGGTCTACGCGGAGAAGCTTGTCGACGGCGCGCGCCACGTCGAGGTCCAGGTCGTCTTCGACGGGAACGGACGGGGCGTCGCGGTGGGCGAGCGCGAGTGCTCGATCCAGCGCCGGCACCAGAAGGTCGTCGAAGAGTGCCCGTCGCCGGTCGTCGACGCGGCGCTGCGCGCGAAGATGGGAGAGGCCGCGCTCGCGGCGGCGCGGGCCGTCGGGTACGTCTCGTGCGGCACCGTCGAGTTCCTGCTCGACCGGCACGGGCGCTTCTACTTTCTCGAGATGAACACGCGGCTCCAGGTCGAGCACCCGGTCACCGAGGAGGTCTGGGGCGTCGACCTCGCGCGCGAGATGATCTCGATCGCGCTCGGCGAGCGGCTCTCCTTCTCGGCGGGGGACATCGCCCCGCGCGGCCACGCCATCGAATGCCGCGTCTACGCGGAAGACCCCGACCGCCAGTTCGCACCGTCTCCGGGGCGGATCGAGTCGCTTTCGCTGCCGCAGGGACCCGGCGTGCGCCACGACGTCGGCGTCGAGAGCGGCTCGGTCGTCCCGATCGACTACGACCCGATGCTCGGCAAGCTGATCGTCCACGGCCGCGATCGCCGCGAAGCGGTCTCGCGGCTCGCGAGAGCGCTTTCCGAGTACGAGGTGATCGGGATCCACACGTCGCTGCCGTTCTTCCGACGGCTCGTCTCCGATCCCGACTTCCTCGCGGCCTCCTTCGACACGGGGTGGCTCGACCGCCGGCTCGCGGCGGGTCTCGGAGGAGGAGACGCGGCCCCCGACGATCATCTCGTGGCGCTCGCGGCCGCCGTCCTCGCCCGCAGCGAGGAGAAGCGCTTCGCGGCGCCGCGCCGCGGCCGGACCTCCGCCTGGCGGGACGCCGCGCGGCGCGAGGCGCGGCGGTGA
- a CDS encoding acyl-CoA carboxylase subunit beta, with protein sequence MRRQSVEGGGPERIARQHREGKLSARERVELLLDPGSFFEIDRLVSHRCRDFGADKVDIPGDGVVCGAGLVEGRPVYVFAQDFTVFGGSLSETNAEKICKVMDLAVKNGAPLIGLNDSGGARIQEGVVSLGGYADIFLRNTLASGVVPQISAILGPCAGGAVYSPAITDFVFMTEKSSYMFVTGPDVIATVTHETVTKEELGGAKTHSSVSGVAHFSRPDDAAVLAAIRELLGYLPGNNLDEPPFVETADPPDREDAELNTFIPEEPDKPYDMKKLVSAIADDHRFFEVHANFARNILVGFARLNGRSIGIVANQPAYLAGVLDIDASVKGARFVRFCDAFNIPLLVFEDVPGFLPGTKQEYGGIIRHGAKLLFAFAEATVPKVTVITRKAYGGAYCVMASKHLRTDFNFAYPTAEIAVMGPEGAVAILYKRELGGDGEKKKEKVAEYVEKFANPYVAARRGFVDEIIEPSETRRKLIQAFAFAATKRDKLPPKKHGNIPL encoded by the coding sequence ATGCGGCGGCAGTCGGTCGAAGGGGGAGGCCCCGAGCGGATCGCGCGCCAGCACCGCGAGGGGAAGCTCTCCGCGCGCGAACGGGTCGAGCTGCTCCTCGACCCCGGCTCGTTCTTCGAGATCGACCGGCTCGTGTCGCACCGCTGCCGCGATTTCGGAGCCGACAAGGTGGACATCCCCGGCGACGGCGTCGTCTGCGGCGCGGGCCTCGTCGAAGGGCGGCCGGTGTACGTGTTCGCCCAGGACTTCACCGTCTTCGGCGGGTCGCTCTCGGAGACCAACGCCGAGAAGATCTGCAAGGTCATGGACCTCGCCGTGAAGAACGGCGCTCCGCTGATCGGCCTGAACGATTCCGGCGGCGCGCGCATCCAGGAGGGAGTCGTGTCGCTGGGCGGCTACGCCGACATCTTCCTGCGGAACACGCTCGCTTCCGGCGTCGTTCCGCAGATCTCCGCGATCCTCGGCCCGTGCGCGGGCGGCGCCGTGTACTCCCCGGCGATCACCGATTTCGTCTTCATGACGGAGAAGTCCTCGTACATGTTCGTGACGGGACCCGACGTCATCGCGACCGTCACCCACGAGACCGTGACGAAGGAAGAGCTGGGCGGGGCGAAGACGCATTCGTCGGTCTCCGGCGTGGCGCACTTCTCGCGACCCGACGACGCCGCCGTGCTCGCGGCGATCCGCGAGCTCCTCGGCTATCTTCCGGGCAACAACCTCGACGAGCCGCCGTTCGTCGAGACCGCGGATCCGCCGGACCGGGAGGACGCGGAGCTCAACACGTTCATCCCGGAGGAACCGGACAAGCCGTACGACATGAAGAAGCTCGTCTCGGCGATCGCCGACGACCACCGTTTCTTCGAGGTGCACGCGAACTTCGCGCGGAACATCCTCGTCGGCTTCGCCCGCCTGAACGGGCGCTCGATCGGCATCGTCGCGAACCAGCCGGCCTATCTCGCCGGCGTCCTCGACATCGACGCGTCCGTGAAAGGCGCGCGGTTCGTGCGGTTCTGCGACGCGTTCAACATTCCGCTCCTCGTCTTCGAGGACGTCCCCGGCTTCCTTCCCGGAACGAAGCAGGAGTACGGCGGAATCATCCGGCACGGCGCGAAGCTGCTCTTCGCCTTCGCCGAAGCGACGGTGCCGAAGGTGACGGTCATCACCCGCAAGGCCTACGGCGGCGCCTATTGCGTGATGGCCTCCAAGCACCTCCGCACCGACTTCAACTTCGCCTATCCGACGGCCGAGATCGCCGTGATGGGCCCCGAGGGCGCGGTCGCGATCCTCTACAAGCGCGAGCTCGGCGGGGACGGCGAGAAGAAGAAGGAGAAGGTCGCCGAGTACGTCGAGAAGTTCGCCAATCCCTACGTCGCCGCCCGCCGCGGGTTCGTCGACGAGATCATCGAGCCCTCCGAGACGCGGCGGAAGCTCATCCAGGCGTTCGCCTTCGCCGCGACGAAGCGCGACAAGCTTCCGCCGAAGAAGCACGGGAACATTCCCCTCTGA
- a CDS encoding DUF507 family protein yields the protein MSLAERRTEFLAVRIAQRLARRGLFQEKSPGALADAVRAVFAEEMRRERDIDEEARRLVDASRAEISSGGLDSNELFRKIRRKLAEQKGIVL from the coding sequence ATGAGCCTTGCCGAGCGGCGGACGGAATTTCTCGCGGTCCGCATCGCCCAGCGGCTCGCGCGCCGGGGGCTCTTCCAGGAGAAATCGCCGGGCGCCCTCGCCGACGCCGTCCGCGCCGTCTTCGCCGAGGAGATGCGCCGCGAGCGCGACATCGACGAGGAGGCGCGCCGCCTCGTCGACGCCTCGCGCGCCGAGATCTCCTCGGGCGGCCTCGACTCGAACGAGCTCTTCCGGAAGATCCGCAGGAAGCTCGCCGAACAGAAGGGGATCGTCCTGTGA
- a CDS encoding TldD/PmbA family protein, which translates to MSHRPAPPPLDLPLLSRWIEPLAKDGFADLFFEWKSELHLSVQDGSIGGSMFTVEGAVSARARRGSRVVLTASPRADEAGARDAVRRLAAILSSSNFPKSAENPAAEPRGETEDPARWTKKISALISRAFENRPHRVEVRRRHSTRLVVPAGRPPSRHDRPRLSLHGEFLGDTRGGPRWRAFNFHLPEADDGAFEELRQRLRSLAAGGPGPVPPTSGATDVILENGSGAFFFHEVLSHPLEADAPASRLANLSKARLCPREIEVADEPSRLDLFGGYPVDDEGVPARRTPLLSAGHLAGPLRDRLRSDPLHPSTGNGRRPSAFDHAAPRGSNLVVGPGGASEEEMLHRLGTGIRIEEFDGGSVDPASGRFRLRFPAAQAVQRGRLGQPLGPGHLEGEVVEALAAVDPLLGARAKACRQLAWCAREGKILPVGGEAPAMIVRRMQVSPR; encoded by the coding sequence GTGAGTCATCGCCCCGCTCCGCCGCCGCTCGATCTGCCTCTGCTTTCGCGCTGGATCGAGCCGCTTGCGAAGGACGGATTCGCCGATCTCTTCTTCGAGTGGAAATCGGAGCTCCACCTCTCGGTCCAAGACGGCTCGATCGGCGGCTCGATGTTCACGGTCGAGGGCGCGGTCTCGGCCCGCGCGCGCCGCGGCTCCCGCGTGGTGCTGACGGCGTCGCCGCGTGCCGACGAGGCGGGGGCGCGCGACGCGGTCCGGCGGCTCGCCGCGATCCTCTCGTCGTCGAACTTTCCGAAGAGCGCGGAAAACCCCGCCGCCGAGCCGCGCGGAGAGACGGAAGACCCGGCGCGATGGACGAAGAAGATCTCGGCCCTGATCTCCCGCGCGTTCGAGAACCGGCCCCACCGCGTCGAAGTCCGGCGGCGGCATTCGACGCGACTCGTCGTCCCCGCCGGCCGGCCGCCGTCGCGGCACGACCGGCCGCGGCTGTCGCTCCACGGAGAGTTCCTCGGCGACACCCGGGGCGGCCCGCGGTGGCGCGCGTTCAACTTCCATCTCCCGGAGGCGGACGACGGCGCGTTCGAGGAGCTGCGCCAGCGCCTGCGGAGCCTCGCGGCCGGCGGCCCCGGACCGGTCCCCCCGACGTCGGGCGCGACCGACGTCATCCTCGAGAACGGCTCCGGCGCGTTCTTCTTCCACGAGGTCCTCTCCCATCCGCTCGAAGCCGACGCGCCCGCCTCGAGGCTCGCGAATCTCTCGAAGGCGCGGCTCTGCCCGCGCGAGATCGAGGTGGCGGACGAACCCTCGCGCCTCGACCTCTTCGGCGGCTACCCGGTCGACGACGAAGGCGTCCCGGCGCGGCGCACGCCGCTCCTTTCCGCGGGGCACCTCGCGGGTCCGCTCCGCGACCGCCTGCGGTCCGATCCGCTCCATCCCTCCACGGGGAACGGGCGGCGTCCCTCGGCGTTCGACCACGCGGCTCCGCGCGGGTCGAATCTCGTGGTCGGTCCGGGAGGGGCGAGCGAAGAAGAGATGCTCCACCGCCTCGGCACCGGAATCCGGATCGAGGAATTCGACGGCGGCTCGGTCGATCCCGCATCGGGACGTTTCCGCCTGCGGTTTCCGGCGGCGCAGGCGGTGCAGCGCGGACGTCTCGGACAGCCGCTCGGGCCCGGCCATCTCGAAGGAGAGGTGGTCGAGGCGCTCGCGGCGGTCGATCCGCTGCTCGGCGCGCGGGCGAAAGCGTGCCGGCAGCTCGCGTGGTGTGCGCGCGAGGGAAAGATCCTCCCGGTGGGCGGCGAAGCGCCGGCGATGATCGTGCGCCGGATGCAGGTGTCGCCGCGGTGA